In the Endozoicomonas sp. SCSIO W0465 genome, TCAGAACCCTTGCAGTGGCAACGTGATAGCCCAAAACATCTCTTTAGCCACGAAATTCCCGCTTCAATACCTGCCCGGAAGCGAAAGAGCGTTTTATACACATACTGACTTTTAGTCATCTCTTCGACTTCAAGTCCGCGCTTCTTATTAAAAGCTACATCGCTGATTCCCATGGCCTTGGCTTTTTCCAAATTAGCGCGACACGCGTATCCGCCGTCACCGCTTGTCTGGCGAGGTACACGACCATAAATTTCTTTTTGTCTTTCCATCATCGGAATGAATTGGTCCGAATCCGCTGGGTTACCTTCCTCAATAACCAGGTCCAGGATCAATCGACTTTTTCCCTGAACCAGGTTCAGTTTATGGCCATACTGTACTTGCCGCCTGTCTTTTACGATGATATCCGTATGGGGTTCATACAGGCTAACCACTTTTTCCTGGGCTGGCACCTTTTCACCCTTAAAGACCCTGCGCTCTGTCTGGGAGACTATTGCATCCACCAGGGGTAACAGGTGATCCACATCGGCCTGCCACTTGTCGGCATCATCAGCCAGGAGACACTGCCCCTGCTGACGGGCGTTTGCTAGCGTGACAGTAGCTTCGATAAGTACCTTCCGGGATTTTCGGGTCAACTGCAGCAGTTTTTTATAATGCTGATGCCGCTCTTCTTTGCCAGCGTAGATGCATTTTCTGGCCGCATCTTTTACGGCTCGGTTGTGATGGGTATATTCATAAAGCGGTGTCGCTGTCAGTGTTTGTCCCCGTTCCAGCAGCCGACAAATTTCTTTAACGGAACTGGCTAAAAGATCACTGTCGCAAGGAGGTTTGATATCCGATTCGGTGACTGTGCTGTCAATAGCCACAGTGCGCCCTTTTTCAATACCCTGATCTTTAGCGGTCATTAGCTGACAGTTATTAATCCGTTCCCATGTAGATGCAGTAAGAAGGCTGATGAGCCCATGCAAACTGGAGCGACTGGGGCGCTGGTTTGGTTCGAGGCGACAAAAGTCTCGAAAGAGCATGGAGTCCATCAAAACAAACGACAAGTAGTCATAATCACAATTCAAATACTGTTTCAGGAGTGCCGCACGAAGAACGGATTCTGCTGATAGTCCGTTCCGCCCAGTGTTCTGTTTATCACCAGAACTTAAGTCCTCATAAATCCAGTCATTGAACTGTGGATGGGCGTCAAGCCATTGCGAGATACCGGAAAGCTGGGAGCAGATTTCATGAGGTACGTAATGGAGTTCCATACTACACTACGGGTTGCGTTTTTTGCGCATTTGGAGTCCTCTGTTTTTGGCAATCCCTTATGTTTCTTGCTCTTGGGAAGTTTAGTCGCCAGATAGCAGTAGGGCTCCACTTAATTTTTCAGGATAAAATCTACAGTTTTCAATTGGTTGTGTTTTTGGACGAGAACTAGCTAGAGGCAGCTTTGTTGAGTCAAAGATAGTGTTACTGGTAAGCGAGGTTTGGCAACGGCAGCAATTGCACTGGAATTCAGCTTTCCGGTGAAGCTTGCAGAAACTGCGGGAGCCACACTTCGGGCATTGGAAGCCATCTGGCCAGCGCCAAGAGGACAGCGCGTTCTCACACTGCTCTTCACTGCCGTAATTAGCCAGAAATTGCATAATGCCAAGGCCTTTTTGGAACTGAATGGTGTTTTTACACATCAGTTTTACCTCCAAAACACATGACTATCGACGTTTATTATAGCAGCTGGCTCACGACGTAGGGTCGGTGGTAATCAGGAAAGCTTTTCAGAAACGAAAGAACAACTGTTCGAGAGAGTGGCATCTGTGGTCAGGGAAGCAACGGGGGCAACACTGGCCTGGATACAGCTGGATGACTTTCAGAATATACGGCAAGAAGCCAGTATTGACGGTATTCTCTCCATACAGCAATCCATTATGCAGATGGTTGAGGAACACTTCCCGGCCTCACCTATCTGCCATTATACCGATGACAGTTTTTTGCTGGTTGCAACAGAAGATGATCCGGAAAGCATCTATGAACGCCTGACAATCTTACAAAGCGCCATTGATGAGCACCTGTTCGGTAGTGAAGAAGAAACGCTCACAGCAACCGTAACCATCGGTTTTGCGATTAAAGAGCATAAGCAAGACTTCACATTGCTCTTGAATAATGCTGAGAGTGCATGCCAGCTAGCTATCAAAAATGCAGCTCGTGTCTGCCGCTATTCCAAAACGGTAGAACTCGATGAGAAAGCCAGAGGTGGCGATGTCCAGGCCATGATCCTTCAGGCGCTCGCAGAGGATTCATTCCATCTGCTGTTCCAGCCGGTCATTAACATTACCGGTTCCGAAGAGAAGCAGTATGAAGTATTCCTGCGTCTCCACTCTCACCAGGGCGAGGTGATTGATGCCAGCTCATTCATGGCCGCAGCAGAATCATCAAGCCTGATGCCGCATATTGATCGCTGGGTTCTTCGTCAATGTGTGTACCAATTGGCACAGCTCCATAAACAGGGACAAACCGTTCGGTTGCTGATTCACCTGAGTCACCTGTCCATCCAGGGAACCGAGATAGCCACCTATCTTTCCGACCTGTTGGAAGTCACAGAGCTACCGCCTGACTGTATTGTCCTGCAATTGACTGAGTCCATGGTGTTACAACAGCTGAAACGAATTGTGGAGTTTGCTGAAGCTATCCACAATATTGGCT is a window encoding:
- a CDS encoding ISNCY family transposase; translated protein: MELHYVPHEICSQLSGISQWLDAHPQFNDWIYEDLSSGDKQNTGRNGLSAESVLRAALLKQYLNCDYDYLSFVLMDSMLFRDFCRLEPNQRPSRSSLHGLISLLTASTWERINNCQLMTAKDQGIEKGRTVAIDSTVTESDIKPPCDSDLLASSVKEICRLLERGQTLTATPLYEYTHHNRAVKDAARKCIYAGKEERHQHYKKLLQLTRKSRKVLIEATVTLANARQQGQCLLADDADKWQADVDHLLPLVDAIVSQTERRVFKGEKVPAQEKVVSLYEPHTDIIVKDRRQVQYGHKLNLVQGKSRLILDLVIEEGNPADSDQFIPMMERQKEIYGRVPRQTSGDGGYACRANLEKAKAMGISDVAFNKKRGLEVEEMTKSQYVYKTLFRFRAGIEAGISWLKRCFGLSRCHCKGSERFDSHCWLSVVCYNLVILARHPAPS
- a CDS encoding EAL domain-containing protein, with the translated sequence MASVVREATGATLAWIQLDDFQNIRQEASIDGILSIQQSIMQMVEEHFPASPICHYTDDSFLLVATEDDPESIYERLTILQSAIDEHLFGSEEETLTATVTIGFAIKEHKQDFTLLLNNAESACQLAIKNAARVCRYSKTVELDEKARGGDVQAMILQALAEDSFHLLFQPVINITGSEEKQYEVFLRLHSHQGEVIDASSFMAAAESSSLMPHIDRWVLRQCVYQLAQLHKQGQTVRLLIHLSHLSIQGTEIATYLSDLLEVTELPPDCIVLQLTESMVLQQLKRIVEFAEAIHNIGCQLAITQFQGDSRSMKILKHLDIQFVRLDGSFTSKLDNSLDGKDEEEIIKMLDILKEHNIRSIIPKVESTRTLAHLWRMGVDYAQGYYIQGPMETMDFG